In Penicillium oxalicum strain HP7-1 chromosome I, whole genome shotgun sequence, a single window of DNA contains:
- a CDS encoding ABC multidrug transporter atrF → MDHDRVSQPEMRSSDYHDQNGQASPSSGPAASSTAWGSISSDSASAKSSPKTDHHQSEEYSDEGESLDNDEIKKTISRRKSHASGHEGEEWAQIERLISRMFGSERKANSDEEKTRHAGVVWKNLTVKGVGLGAALQPTNGDIFLGLPRLIKGLLTRGRKGASGGKSEVRTILDDFSGAVNPGEMLLVLGRPGSGCSTFLKVIGNQRYGYESIEGDVLYGGTDAITMAKKYRSEVSYNPEEDLHYATLTVKDTLLFALKSRTPDQNSRIPGESRKDYQQTFLSAIAKLFWIEHALGTKVGNELIRGVSGGEKKRVSIGEAMVTKASTQCWDNSTKGLDASTALEYVQSLRSLTNTANVSTLVALYQASENLYNLFDKVILIEDGKCAFFGRTEDAKAYFENLGFECPPRWTTPDFLTSVSDPNARKVKEGWEDRIPRTAEEFRSTYRQSEIHQKNLRDIEHNEKQIAATREEREAARKTAPEKNFTIPFWKQVAILTHRQFLVMFGDTAALFGKWFVLIFQALIVGSLFYNLPDTAAGVFTRGGVLFYILLFNALLALAELTATFESRPVLLKHKSFSFYRPSAYALAQVVVDVPLVFIQVVLFDLIVYFMSNLARTPSQFFINLFVIFLLTMTMYSFFRACGALCSSLDVATRLTGVAIQALIVYTGYLIPPWKMHPWLKWLIWINPVQYAFEALMANEFYNLQIQCVPPYIVPSGPNVSPEHQTCAIQGSTPGSLIVQGANYIQTAFTYTRSHLWRNVGIIIAWFIFFVALTMLGMELQKPNGGGSSVTVFKRGEEPQGVKDAIDGKKSSADLESAEKNGPSPEEQREESGETPQNIAKNTAVFTWQNVNYTIPYKGGERKLLQNVSGSVKPGRLTALMGASGAGKTTLLNVLAQRINFGVITGDFLVDGKPLPKSFQRATGFAEQSDIHEPTATVRESLRFSALLRQPKEVPIQEKYDYCEKIIDLLEMRSIAGATVGTAGSGLNQEQRKRLTIAVELASKPELLLFLDEPTSGLDSLAAFNIVRFLRRLADAGQAVFCTIHQPSAVLFEQFDDLLLLKSGGRVVYNGALGSDSRTLIDYFERNGGKKCSPSANPAEYMLEVIGAGNPDYKGQDWADVWESSTEAKQLSEDLEKTVSSRRNQGQGDVVKDDREFAMPLHVQIYAVTKRAFVAYWRSPDYILGKMLLHIFTGLFNTFTFWHLGNGSIDMQSRLFSIFMTLTISPPLIQQLQPKFLHFRGIYESRESNSKIYSWVAFVVSTIIPELPYSIVAGSIYFNCWYWGIWFPRDSFSSGYTWMMLMLFECFYVGFGQFIAAFSPNELFASLLVPSFFTFVVSFCGVVVPYAQLPHFWQSWMYWLTPFTYLVEGLLSVLVHNVPIVCLDREEAYFSAPAGETCQSYAGAFAQQAGGTIRNAANGLCGYCQYATGDQFAKSFNISYSHKWRDYGIFWAFVIFNFALVFVFSWIYLHGVQDVKKWVGQRKSQKAKTKKNDRQKNLDNHEQS, encoded by the exons ATGGACCACGACCGCGTCTCCCAGCCAGAGATGAGGTCTTCAGACTATCATGATCAGAACGGGCAGGCGTCCCCATCGTCCGGTCCAGCAGCGTCAAGTACCGCCTGGGGGTCCATTTCATCCGACAGTGCCAGTGCCAAATCATCCCCAAAGACCGATCATCACCAGTCCGAGGAATATTCCGACGAAGGCGAGAGTCTAGACAACgatgaaatcaaaaagacaatATCCCGACGCAAAAGCCACGCTTCAGGTCACGAGGGCGAAGAGTGGGCGCAGATTGAGCGGTTAATCTCGCGAATGTTTGGATCAGAACGCAAGGCCAATTCGgatgaagaaaagaccagacatGCTGGCGTCGTTTGGAAAAACCTGACGGTGAAAGGCGTGGGACTCGGAGCAGCGCTCCAGCCCACCAACGGGGATATTTTCCTCGGCCTTCCCCGTCTCATCAAAGGCCTTCTCACACGAGGACGAAAGGGGGCCAGTGGTGGAAAGTCGGAGGTGCGGACCATCTTGGATGACTTCTCG GGAGCGGTCAATCCGGGAGAAATGCTTCTTGTCCTCGGTCGTCCGGGCTCGGGGTGCTCAACCTTTCTCAAAGTTATTGGCAATCAGCGATATGGATATGAGAGCATCGAGGGCGATGTGCTGTATGGTGGTACGGATGCGATCACCATGGCCAAGAAGTATCGGTCTGAAG TCTCATACAACCCCGAAGAAGATCTTCACTATGCCACCTTAACTGTGAAGGATACCTTACTGTTCGCACTCAAGTCGCGCACCCCAGACCAAAACTCGCGAATCCCGGGCGAGAGCAGAAAGGATTATCAGCAGACCTTCCTCTCCGCTATCGCTAAGCTCTTCTGGATTGAGCATGCCCTAGGCACCAAGGTGGGAAATGAATTGATTCGGGGTGTTTCAGGAGG AGAGAAAAAACGAGTCTCCATTGGCGAGGCCATGGTCACAAAGGCCAGTACTCAATGCTGGGACAATTCTACCAAAGGCCTCGATGCTAGTACCGCTCTAGAATACGTCCAAAGTTTGAGGAGTCTGACCAACACGGCCAATGTGTCTACCTTGGTCGCTCTGTACCAAGCCTCGGAGAACCTCTACAACCTCTTCGACAAGGTCATCCTGATCGAAGACGGGAAGTGTGCTTTTTTCGGCCGCACGGAGGACGCCAAAGCCTATTTTGAGAATCTAGGTTTCGAATGTCCACCTCGATGGACCACGCCGGACTTCTTGACCTCCGTCAGCGACCCGAACGCGAGAAAAGTCAAGGAAGGATGGGAAGACCGGATTCCACGCACGGCCGAAGAGTTCCGATCCACCTACCGCCAGAGTGAAATCCACCAGAAAAATCTCCGGGATATCGAACACAATGAGAAACAGATTGCGGCAACCCGAGAGGAGCGAGAGGCCGCGCGGAAGACAGCTCCCGAGAAGAACTTTACTATTCCATTCTGGAAGCAGGTTGCCATCCTCACGCATCGTCAATTCCTGGTCATGTTCGGCGACACGGCCGCTTTGTTCGGCAAGTGGTTCGTTCTGATCTTTCAAGCTCTTATTGTTGGAAGTCTGTTCTACAATCTCCCTGATACAGC GGCGGGTGTCTTCACCAGAGGCGGTGTTTTGTTCTACATTCTTTTGTTCAATGCCCTTCTCGCTCTTGCGGAGTTGACGGCTACTTTTGAGAGTCGCCCAGTACTGTTGAAGCATAAGAGTTT TTCGTTCTATCGACCTTCGGCTTATGCTTTGGCTCAAGTGGTCGTGGACGTTCCGCTGGTATTTATCCAAGTGGTGCTCTTTGATCTCATAGTATACTT CATGTCAAATCTCGCCCGGACCCCTTCTCAATTCTTCATCAATCTCTTTgtcatcttcttgttgacGATGACCATGTACTCATTCTTCCGTGCATGTGGAGCGCTTTGTTCTTCATTGGACGTCG CTACACGTCTGACGGGAGTCGCCATACAGGCATTGATCGTTTATACAG GATACTTGATTCCACCATGGAAAATGCACCCATGGCTGAAATGGCTTATATGGATCAATCCCGTCCAATATGCCTTCGAAGCCTTGATGGCCAACGAATTCTATAATCTGCAGATTCAATGCGTTCCACCTTACATTGTTCCCTCGGGTCCGAATGTTTCACCTGAACATCAGACATGTGCGATCCAGGGCAGTACGCCGGGTAGCTTGATTGTCCAAGGCGCCAACTACATCCAGACTGCTTTCACCTACACCCGATCTCACCTGTGGCGTAATGTCGGAATTATCATCGCATGGTTCATTTTCTTTGTCGCCTTGACGATGCTTGGAATGGAACTTCAAAAGCCCAATGGAGGTGGAAGCTCTGTGACTGTTTTCAAGAGAGGCGAGGAGCCACAAGGGGTAAAAGACGCTATTGATGGCAAGAAATCCAGTGCAGACCTCGAGTCGGCAGAGAAGAATGGTCCGTCTCCCGAGGAGCAGCGAGAGGAGAGCGGAGAAACTCCCCAAAATATCGCGAAGAACACCGCTGTCTTCACCTGGCAAAATGTGAACTACACCATTCCCTACAAGGGTGGGGAACGCAAATTGCTTCAAAATGTCAGTGGGTCTGTGAAACCTGGTCGACTTACGGCTTTGATGGGTGCATCGGGTGCTGG AAAAACTACACTGCTCAATGTGTTGGCTCAGCGCATAAACTTTGGTGTCATTACCGGAGACTTTTTGGTCGATGGAAA ACCTCTGCCCAAGAGCTTCCAAAGAGCCACTGGGTTTGCTGAGCAGTCAGATATCCATGAGCCGACTGCCACCGTGCGCGAATCCCTTCGCTTCTCTGCTTTGCTGCGACAGCCCAAGGAAGTTCCTATTCAGGAGAAGTATGACTACTGTGAGAAGATCATTGATCTACTTGAGATGCGCTCAATCGCAGGTGCTACTGTGGGCACGGCGGGTTCCGGCTTAAACCAAGAGCAGCGAAAACGTCTTACGATCGCAGTGGAGCTGGCCAGTAAGCCGGAgctgctgctcttcctcgatgAGCCTACGTCTGGTCTGGACTCATTGGCAGCGTTCAACATTGTTCGTTTCCTGCGCCGGTTGGCCGATGCGGGCCAGGCCGTTTTCTGTACCATTCATCAGCCCTCGGCAGTTCTTTTCGAGCAGTTTGATGATCTCCTGCTGCTGAAGAGCGGAGGGCGTGTGGTGTACAACGGTGCCCTTGGCTCCGACTCCAGGACTTTGATCGACTATTTTGAGCGCAACGGCGGCAAAAAATGCTCACCAAGTGCTAACCCCGCTGAG TACATGCTCGAGGTTATTGGCGCAGGTAACCCCGACTACAAGGGACAAGACTGGGCAGATGTTTGGGAAAGTTCAACGGAGGCGAAGCAGCTGTCTGAAGACCTTGAGAAGACCGTGTCTTCTCGACGGAACCAGGGACAAGGTGACGTGGTGAAAGACGATCGCGAGTTTGCTATGCCTCTTCACGTGCAAATCTATGCCGTCACAAAGCGGGCTTTTGTGGCGTACTGGCGATCTCCGGACTACATTCTC GGAAAAATGCTGTTGCACATCTTCACCGGTCTCTTCAACACGTTCACCTTTTGGCACTTGGGCAATGGCTCCATTGACATGCAGTCGAGACTGTTCTCGATTTTCATGACATTGACCATCTCACCACCTTTGATTCAGCAACTGCAACCCAAATTCCTGCATTTCCGCGGAATCTATGAGTCTCGGGAGTCCAATTCTAAGATTTATTCTTGGGTCGCCTTTGTTGTCAGCACCATCATCCCTGAGTTACCCTACTCCATTGTTGCTGGCTCCATTTATTTCAACTGCTG GTACTGGGGTATTTGGTTCCCACGGGACTCATTCTCCTCTGGTTACACTTggatgatgctgatgctgttCGAGTGCTTCTACGTCGGATTTGGGCAGTTTATCGCTGCATTCTCCCCGAACGAGCTTTTTGCCTCGCTGCTTGtgccttccttcttcacctttgTTGTGTCCTTCTGCGGTGTCGTCGTGCCATATGCGCAGCTTCCTCACTTCTGGCAGTCGTGGATGTACTGGCTCACACCCTTTACGTATCTGGTGGAAGGTCTTCTCTCTGTTCTTGTGCACAATGTCCCCATTGTCTGTCTTGATCGGGAAGAGGCATACTTCAGCGCACCGGCTGGTGAAACTTGTCAGTCGTATGCCGGGGCATTCGCACAACAAGCTGGTGGTACCATTCGCAATGCCGCCAATGGACTTTGCGGATACTGTCAATATGCAACGGGTGACCAATTT GCTAAAAGCTTCAACATCTCCTATTCTCACAAGTGGAGAGATTAT GGTATCTTCTGGGCGTTTGTCATCTTCAACTTCGCATTGGTATTTGTCTTCTCGTGGATTTATCTCCATGGGGTTCAAGATGTGAAGAAATGGGTGGGCCAACGAAAGTCCCAAAAGgcaaagacgaagaagaatgaCCGCCAGAAGAACCTGGACAACCACGAGCAGTCTTAG